Below is a genomic region from Methanobacterium sp..
GGTAACTACAAAAACATAGTATTAGCACCAAATTCTGTCCAGGAAATGTGCGATTTTACCATGAAAGCCTTTGAAATTGCAGAAAAATGGAGAAATCCAGTTATTATTATCGCCGATGCAGTTCTCGGCCAGATGGTAGAACCGCTTCAATTCCCAGAAGAAGCAGTTGAACCCAAAATTGACACATCATGGGCAGTATGTGGAAATGCTGAAACAAAAAGTAATCTGGTTACCTCAATATTCCTTGATTTTGACCAGTTAGAAGAATTTAACTACAAAATTCAGGAAAAATACCAAAAAATACAGGAAACAGAGGTTAAATACGAGGAATACATGATGGACGATGCTGAAATAGTCCTCGTATCCTATGGAATAAGCAGCAGAATATCAAGATCTGCCGTGGAAGCTGCAAGGAAGGAAGGTATAAAAGCAGGTCTTTTCAGGCCAAAGACCCTGTTCCCATTCCCTGAAAAAGAACTTAAAAAAATCGCCGATTCCAAGAATCCTAAGTTCATATCTGTCGAAATGAGCAACGGGCAGATGCGTGAAGATATTAAAATGGCAATCGAATGCAAAGATGTGGAACTTGTAAACAGGATGGGTGGGAATATAATAGAACCTCGTGATGTTTTAAATAAAATAAGAGAAGTTGCTGGAGTTGAAGGAAATGAAATTTCCTGAACATTCGAAAATTGCAAATTTTCGATGTACCAAACACGAAGCCCTCGAAACTTTGTTTCAGGGCGTCAAAATTCAGAGAATTTTG
It encodes:
- a CDS encoding 3-methyl-2-oxobutanoate dehydrogenase subunit VorB is translated as MATQLIKGNTAIIIGAMYAGCDCYFGYPITPASEILHEASKYFPMVGRKFVQAESEEAAINMVYGGAAAGHRVLGASSGPGMSLKQEGISFLAGAELPCVIVDVMRAGPGLGNIGPEQGDYNQLVKGGGHGNYKNIVLAPNSVQEMCDFTMKAFEIAEKWRNPVIIIADAVLGQMVEPLQFPEEAVEPKIDTSWAVCGNAETKSNLVTSIFLDFDQLEEFNYKIQEKYQKIQETEVKYEEYMMDDAEIVLVSYGISSRISRSAVEAARKEGIKAGLFRPKTLFPFPEKELKKIADSKNPKFISVEMSNGQMREDIKMAIECKDVELVNRMGGNIIEPRDVLNKIREVAGVEGNEIS